In Cheilinus undulatus linkage group 14, ASM1832078v1, whole genome shotgun sequence, a genomic segment contains:
- the eif2b4 gene encoding translation initiation factor eIF-2B subunit delta isoform X1, with protein sequence MADSGDTDGAIKKDDIERAKTEGKELTKEEKQRLRKEKKQQKKSKEKKEDKSSQEGGKEKKNVTSDPPSTQPTSQPTPQKGDFSPSAVPAPVPVPASETPAPADKPAKSKAELKAERRARQEAERASKQGKKGDAGQQAATGKSKAPPNELQPVVKRLPEHVQVDNPEVLKKLAKKLERQQIPLRSDYGYKVSLFSHLHQYSRKAPLTQQLGIPSTVIHPAIVRLGLQYSQGIVAGSNARSIALLHAFKQVIRDYTTPPNEELSRDLVNKLKPYISFLNQCRPLSASMGNAIKYIKKEISNIPSQCKEEEAKSKLLNCIECYINEKIILAAKAIAKSSIEKISDGDVILIYGCSSLVNHILFEAFEKNRKFRVIVVDSRPRLEGREALRRLVQKGISCTYVLISAVSYILPEVSKVFLGAHALLANGYVMSRVGTSQIALVAKAFNVPVLVCCETYKFCERVQTDSFVSNELDDPDDLIVTRKGKTQLEHWQQVPSLGLLNLVYDVTPPDFVDLVITDLGMIPCTSVPVVLRVKNVDQ encoded by the exons ATGGCTGACAGTGGAGACACAG atGGTGCTATCAAGAAAGATGATATTGAACGAGCAAAG actGAAGGCAAAGAGCTGACCAAAGAGGAGAAGCAGCGGctgagaaaagagaagaaacagcagaagaaaagcaaagaaaagaaagaagataaATCTTCACAGGAAGGggggaaagaaaagaagaatgTCACTTCAGATCCCCCATCAACCCAGCCCACATCACAACCCACACCACAAAAAGGTGACTTTT CTCCTTCAGCGGTGCCTGCTCCAGTCCCTGTGCCTGCATCAGAAACTCCCGCCCCAGCAGATAAGCCAGCTAAGAGTAAAGCCGAGTTAAAAGCTGAGAGGAGAGCTCGACAAGAAGCTGAGAGGGCCTCCAAACAGGGCAAGAAGGGAGACGCAGGACAACAGGCAGCCACAGGGAAATCTAAAGCACCGCCTAATGAGCTGCAGCCAG TGGTGAAGAGACTTCCAGAACATGTACAGGTGGACAACCCGGAGGTTTTAAAGAAACTGGCAAAGAAACTGGAAAGACAACAG ATTCCGCTCCGGTCAGACTACGGCTACAAAGTCAGCCTGTTTTCTCATCTCCACCAGTACAGCCGTAAAGCTCCTCTAACACAGCAACTTGG CATTCCCTCCACAGTGATTCATCCTGCTATCGTTCGACTGGGTCTCCAGTACTCACAGGGAATAGTGGCAGGGTCTAACGCTCGCTCTATTGCTCTCCTGCATGCCTTCAAACAG GTAATAAGGGACTATACCACACCTCCAAATGAGGAGCTGTCAAGAGACTTGGTCAACAAATTGAAACCTTATATCAG ttttcTGAATCAATGTCGCCCTCTGTCAGCCAGCATGGGTAATGCAATCAAATACATCAAGAAAGAGATCTCCAATATCCCCAGTCAGTGCAAAGAAGAAGAG GCTAAAAGCAAACTGCTGAACTGTATCGAGTGCTACATTAATGAGAAGATCATTCTTGCTGCTAAAGCTATTGCCAAGTCCTCCATAGAAAAGATCAGTGATGGGGATGTCATTCTAATTTATGGATG CTCCTCACTGGTCAACCACATTTTGTTCGAGGCCTTTGAGAAGAACAGGAAGTTTCGGGTCATCGTGGTGGACAGCAGACCTCGACTGGAGGGCCGGGAGGCTCTGAGGCGTCTCGTCCAGAAAGGAATTAGCTGCACCTACGTCCTTATCTCAGCTGTGTCCTACATCCTTCCAGAG GTATCGAAGGTGTTCCTTGGTGCGCACGCCCTGCTGGCCAATGGCTATGTCATGTCTCGTGTAGGGACGTCGCAGATAGCTCTGGTGGCCAAAGCCTTTAACGTGCCTGTGCTGGTGTGTTGTGAGACTTATAAGTTTTGCGAGAGGGTGCAGACAGACTCTTTTGTGTCTAATGAACTAG ATGACCCTGATGACCTTATCGTGACGCGGAAAGGGAAAACCCAGCTCGAGCACTGGCAACAGGTGCCCTCACTTGGCCTACTCAACCTGGTCTATGACGTGACACCGCCTGATTTTGTAGACCTAGTTATCACAGATCTGGGAATGATCCCGTGCACTTCGGTCCCGGTGGTCCTGCGGGTCAAAAACGTGGACCAGTGA
- the eif2b4 gene encoding translation initiation factor eIF-2B subunit delta isoform X2 produces MADSGDTDGAIKKDDIERAKTEGKELTKEEKQRLRKEKKQQKKSKEKKEDKSSQEGGKEKKNVTSDPPSTQPTSQPTPQKAPSAVPAPVPVPASETPAPADKPAKSKAELKAERRARQEAERASKQGKKGDAGQQAATGKSKAPPNELQPVVKRLPEHVQVDNPEVLKKLAKKLERQQIPLRSDYGYKVSLFSHLHQYSRKAPLTQQLGIPSTVIHPAIVRLGLQYSQGIVAGSNARSIALLHAFKQVIRDYTTPPNEELSRDLVNKLKPYISFLNQCRPLSASMGNAIKYIKKEISNIPSQCKEEEAKSKLLNCIECYINEKIILAAKAIAKSSIEKISDGDVILIYGCSSLVNHILFEAFEKNRKFRVIVVDSRPRLEGREALRRLVQKGISCTYVLISAVSYILPEVSKVFLGAHALLANGYVMSRVGTSQIALVAKAFNVPVLVCCETYKFCERVQTDSFVSNELDDPDDLIVTRKGKTQLEHWQQVPSLGLLNLVYDVTPPDFVDLVITDLGMIPCTSVPVVLRVKNVDQ; encoded by the exons ATGGCTGACAGTGGAGACACAG atGGTGCTATCAAGAAAGATGATATTGAACGAGCAAAG actGAAGGCAAAGAGCTGACCAAAGAGGAGAAGCAGCGGctgagaaaagagaagaaacagcagaagaaaagcaaagaaaagaaagaagataaATCTTCACAGGAAGGggggaaagaaaagaagaatgTCACTTCAGATCCCCCATCAACCCAGCCCACATCACAACCCACACCACAAAAAG CTCCTTCAGCGGTGCCTGCTCCAGTCCCTGTGCCTGCATCAGAAACTCCCGCCCCAGCAGATAAGCCAGCTAAGAGTAAAGCCGAGTTAAAAGCTGAGAGGAGAGCTCGACAAGAAGCTGAGAGGGCCTCCAAACAGGGCAAGAAGGGAGACGCAGGACAACAGGCAGCCACAGGGAAATCTAAAGCACCGCCTAATGAGCTGCAGCCAG TGGTGAAGAGACTTCCAGAACATGTACAGGTGGACAACCCGGAGGTTTTAAAGAAACTGGCAAAGAAACTGGAAAGACAACAG ATTCCGCTCCGGTCAGACTACGGCTACAAAGTCAGCCTGTTTTCTCATCTCCACCAGTACAGCCGTAAAGCTCCTCTAACACAGCAACTTGG CATTCCCTCCACAGTGATTCATCCTGCTATCGTTCGACTGGGTCTCCAGTACTCACAGGGAATAGTGGCAGGGTCTAACGCTCGCTCTATTGCTCTCCTGCATGCCTTCAAACAG GTAATAAGGGACTATACCACACCTCCAAATGAGGAGCTGTCAAGAGACTTGGTCAACAAATTGAAACCTTATATCAG ttttcTGAATCAATGTCGCCCTCTGTCAGCCAGCATGGGTAATGCAATCAAATACATCAAGAAAGAGATCTCCAATATCCCCAGTCAGTGCAAAGAAGAAGAG GCTAAAAGCAAACTGCTGAACTGTATCGAGTGCTACATTAATGAGAAGATCATTCTTGCTGCTAAAGCTATTGCCAAGTCCTCCATAGAAAAGATCAGTGATGGGGATGTCATTCTAATTTATGGATG CTCCTCACTGGTCAACCACATTTTGTTCGAGGCCTTTGAGAAGAACAGGAAGTTTCGGGTCATCGTGGTGGACAGCAGACCTCGACTGGAGGGCCGGGAGGCTCTGAGGCGTCTCGTCCAGAAAGGAATTAGCTGCACCTACGTCCTTATCTCAGCTGTGTCCTACATCCTTCCAGAG GTATCGAAGGTGTTCCTTGGTGCGCACGCCCTGCTGGCCAATGGCTATGTCATGTCTCGTGTAGGGACGTCGCAGATAGCTCTGGTGGCCAAAGCCTTTAACGTGCCTGTGCTGGTGTGTTGTGAGACTTATAAGTTTTGCGAGAGGGTGCAGACAGACTCTTTTGTGTCTAATGAACTAG ATGACCCTGATGACCTTATCGTGACGCGGAAAGGGAAAACCCAGCTCGAGCACTGGCAACAGGTGCCCTCACTTGGCCTACTCAACCTGGTCTATGACGTGACACCGCCTGATTTTGTAGACCTAGTTATCACAGATCTGGGAATGATCCCGTGCACTTCGGTCCCGGTGGTCCTGCGGGTCAAAAACGTGGACCAGTGA